In the Silene latifolia isolate original U9 population chromosome 1, ASM4854445v1, whole genome shotgun sequence genome, CTTGcctaagatcaattttagaaaagatcCTGGCACCACTTAACTCATCTAACATGTCATCCAGTCGAGGTATAGGGAACCTATACTTGACTgtgatgttgttaatggctctgctgtcaatacacatcctccatgtGCCATCCTTCTAAGGTACCAGTAGTGCTGGGACAGCACAGGGACTCAAGGACTCTCTTACAAACCCCTTGTTCATTAGCTCATCAATTTGCTTCTgcaattctcttgtagcatcaGGGTCACACCTATATGCAGGTCTGTTGGGGAGTACAGATCCTAGCACAAGGTGAATCTGGTTCTCAATACCTCTTAGTGGGGGTAATCCACTAGGCAATTCAGCAGGAAAGACATCCTGGTATTGCTCCAGTAATGGCCTAACCTTTGCTGGTAGTTGATGCTCCACATCTTCATGAATTTCCTTGGACAATAAGATGAGGACAGGCTGCTCTTGTTACATTTCCTTAACCATTTCTGCTTCAGATAGAAATAAAACTCCATTGAGTCCATCAGTCACACTTGGACTCTCATAGTTCTTCTGATTTGGTGGTAGAGGGGTCAATGTGATCTTCTTGTTACTCTGCTTGAAGGAATAGGTATTGCTCCTTCCTTGGTGGATAGAATTCTTGTCAAATTCCCATGGTCTACCCAACAACAggtggcaagcatccatagggaCCACATCACACAATATCTCATCTTTATAAACATTGCCAATTGAAAATGGGACCAGGCATTGTTTATCCACCTTGacttctgctcccttgtttaACCATCTGAACTTGTAAGGGTTGGGGTGCTCCTGGGTGTTGAGATTGAGTTTATTAACCATGGTGACAGATGccacattggtacaactcccaCCATCAATGATTAGATTGCATACCCTTCCCTAAATGGTACATCTACTCCTGAAAATGAGGGATCTCTAATCCTCCTCCAATGGTGCCTGTTGAGAGTGCATTACCCTCCACAAAACAAGATTATGTCCTGTATCAGGGTGAGCCAAGACTTGTTCCTAGTTGGGTTCCTCCTCAATAGTTGCCTCCTCATTCACTGGctcctcctcatactcaactgAACCCTCTCTTTCCCACTCCTCTACTTCCATTGTTGTCAATGCTCTCTTGGAAGGACAGTCCTTTCTGAAGTGACCATACCCTTGGCATTGAAAGCATTTGACCTTTCCTTTGGTCAGAGGTGGGTTGGACTTAGGGAACATGGGTGCCTTCCCCTTGTCTCCTCCAGTTTGGGACACTGGTTTAGGTGTCTCAGTAATCTTAACACCAGTGTAGGGTCTAAAGACAGGTTTGGGTTTAGGTGTGGCAGGTTTAGACTTTCCCATTTTTTCCACTCTGAGTGCCAAGTTTACAACATCATCATAAGACCAAAGTGGTTGCATTCTAACCTTAGTAGCAATGTTCTTGTCAAGCCCTTGTAAGAACCTAGCAATCCTTTGTTCAAGCTTCTCATTTATCTCACAATGTAAGGTTAGCTGTTCAAACTCTCTCAATTAGGTCTCAAGTGGTCTCTCATCCTGCCTAAGCTTTGACAACTTAATGAACAAATCCTGGGTATAATCCTTGGTAACAAATTTATCCAGCATTTTCTTTTTAAGCTTAGACCAAGATCTAATGGGTTCCTTCCCTTCCCTTAACCTCTGATGTTTAAGGTTGTCATACCATAGTGATGCATAACCTTTTAACTTTAACACAACAACTTTACAAGCCTTAGCATCATTGTAATTTTTGAACTAAAATATTTTTTCAACATCCCTAATCCATTCTAGTAAGTCATCAGGGTTAAGACTACCAGAAAAATCAGGAATTTTTACCTTCAGATGCTTGTCTGCTTGCTCAAAAGCCTCCTCTTGTATTTTCATGCTATCCTCAGAATCTGACTCATGACCAGGTGGTGGTTGTCCTCTCCCTGCTCCCATAAAGAACCCTCTGCCTCTGCCTCTTCCTCTTGGAAGTGGTTGTGTCCTGGGATCATGGTTTGGAAACCTCTCCATCACCACATGAACTGtggggaaatatccgtataaaaccccttaaaattaaggactataacgtaattcatcatgtgattaattgtcataaacgaaaaacaagagaaacgataaaagaataagaatcaacctcgggtcctgtgaatttcggcctaagaacagaaatcaatgtagatttcctcctaatcgttgcacccaagatcgtctgagactatgccccttgtgctagaaattactctctaattgccttgcaatattgagagagtttttgtgagttttctgatgtgagatctaggatttcaGAGAGAATGACTCcagaaccctaatttttgtgcaaatgagaatgactaggtcaaaaggagagaaggcctctccttttgttctattcgGCCGAGTGGTTAccaagggagggagtgggctttccactttctccttatttaactcgtggtccgactcgttttgctaaatgtatatgacgagttttaattataaatcgtcactcgttatcggataataaaatatcgactagtaacatgaattagtcgacatattaatacttgtccgacaatgacaatattgtataattaattaattcaatatacattaattaaatataaccgcttatattcaatttacgaattaaccgcttaattcaccttagccattattatttaatccgtattaaataattatctcaacatcgcgtttgactaattattagtcagtAACTCCGACTAACTtcttagtcatataaggcatcaacatgactgtattttcataccatcacatctctcaaacgtatcctataggtgtgacttttagggaccagttaatcaccgccatctgtatgacaataacgtcaaacttatctagcaagccaaccgttattgataaacgtggaccaactgataataatacaaaattataccctttgatccttttagagatttatatgtcattgcactaactgtggaggacaccagccccaacaagctcccacttgtccgtacaagtgtacgtgcaataacgttatccgcactaactggaggacaccggctccaacaaactcccacttgttcgtacaagtgtatgtgtgataaccgattctcatattcatttaaaatttctcccactcaatgtaaaacaatttgcaggtccgtatccgcaaaggtcgtactttacaatcgatctgtatcaagagtggtttccccgactagagagtaacttaactgataaaacgaattcgtattcgaggaTGGCCatacatttcagttacaactcctcgagtggccctgagaaatatcgagtacctgataaaggctgaatatttccttcaactcgactcctgccgatctaagcacagcatgaaatgacccagaaaaaatctacttggccccctgttacggatgaccgtgagaaagaaaccaaagtcgcccaaaatctgccttaatctcaagagacagtcgatagtcaaaagaatcgactcttaggatcaccatggaggtcctatccacgacctggcaccgaatgttataaaacatttaggactccacgtcgttgtcacaattttgtcctacgagatatccgtataactcgcctctgtgattgatcagtcaaccgtttgacttatggctcgttgaacccaccatcaaccaacgtcacaaaataatttccagagttatcagctcacgtgggcaattaaggactaaaaatataatgtttgttcagttcactttgtggtgttcaaaattgtcgtacaactcca is a window encoding:
- the LOC141655119 gene encoding uncharacterized protein LOC141655119, with translation MVNKLNLNTQEHPNPYKFRWLNKGAEVKVDKQCLVPFSIGNVYKDEILCDVVPMDACHLLLGRPWEFDKNSIHQGRSNTYSFKQSNKKITLTPLPPNQKNYESPSVTDGLNGVLFLSEAEMEIHEDVEHQLPAKVRPLLEQYQDVFPAELPSGLPPLRGIENQIHLVLGSVLPNRPAYRCDPDATRELQKQIDELMNKGFVRESLSPCAVPALLVP